A DNA window from Janibacter sp. A1S7 contains the following coding sequences:
- a CDS encoding EamA family transporter, translating to MVTTPRFVPAPLLVLGAIVSVQFGGALAATLVPQIGAAGSVLLRLGFATTVLLVVARPRWRGHSRRAWLTVTAFGVAMGLMNFAFYGSLAHLPIGVAVTIEFTGPLTLAAVLSRRPRDLFAVAAAAVGVLLISRALSVPMAQLEGTGIVLALLAGVCWAGYIIFSGRTGAEFPALEGLALAMVVATLVILPFGLWDVTVHGTSAWSGAVVLTGLGVAVLSSVLPYSLELLALRRLPAKVFGILLSLEPAVAALAGLVVLGQRLDPVQLGGMVLVVLASTMVLGLGARREPEPSGI from the coding sequence GTGGTGACGACACCACGGTTCGTCCCCGCTCCCCTGCTCGTCCTGGGGGCCATCGTCTCCGTCCAGTTCGGCGGAGCGCTCGCCGCCACCCTCGTGCCGCAGATCGGCGCGGCCGGTTCCGTGCTGCTGCGACTCGGCTTCGCCACCACCGTGCTGCTCGTGGTCGCCCGTCCGCGGTGGCGCGGGCACAGCCGCCGCGCGTGGCTGACCGTCACGGCGTTCGGCGTGGCCATGGGGCTGATGAACTTCGCCTTCTACGGCTCACTGGCGCACCTGCCCATCGGCGTGGCCGTCACCATCGAGTTCACCGGCCCGCTGACGCTGGCCGCGGTGCTGTCCCGTCGCCCCAGGGACCTCTTCGCCGTGGCAGCAGCCGCCGTCGGCGTGCTGCTCATCTCCCGCGCGCTCAGCGTGCCGATGGCACAGCTCGAGGGCACCGGTATCGTCCTGGCGCTCCTCGCGGGTGTCTGCTGGGCCGGCTACATCATCTTCTCGGGTCGGACGGGCGCCGAGTTCCCTGCGCTCGAGGGGCTGGCGTTGGCCATGGTCGTGGCCACGCTCGTCATCCTCCCCTTCGGTCTCTGGGACGTCACCGTGCACGGGACGAGCGCCTGGAGCGGTGCGGTCGTCCTCACCGGCCTCGGTGTCGCCGTGCTGTCCTCGGTCCTGCCGTACTCGCTGGAGCTGCTCGCCCTCCGGCGGCTGCCGGCGAAGGTCTTCGGCATCCTGCTCAGCCTCGAGCCCGCCGTCGCCGCCCTCGCCGGTCTGGTCGTGCTCGGACAACGGCTGGACCCGGTCCAGCTCGGCGGGATGGTCCTCGTCGTCCTGGCCAGCACGATGGTCCTCGGCCTGGGCGCCCGCCGCGAGCCGGAGCCCTCCGGCATCTGA
- the coaE gene encoding dephospho-CoA kinase, producing MLRVGLTGGIGSGKSTVSRRLAELGAVVVDADLMAREVVEPGEPALALIRAQFGDGVFDAEGALDRPALGRLVFGDPHALTALEEITHPAIWERTARRLDAAAAGGARVAVHDMPLLVEKQMAGGYHLVVVVDTAEEERVRRLVEFRGTPEDEARSRVAAQAGDEQRRSVADVLLDNNGTPGALLTAVDRLWRERLTPFADNLAAMRPVTAPEELVLTEPDPAWPDMAAREIARLRHRLGDLALTVDHIGSTSVPMYAKPIIDLQVGVASLEVADSADFTSAMREGGWPRRADITRDNPKGGGHWPKRYHRGCDPAVPIHLHVREVGSPGWRWALLFRDWLRAEPDARAVYRAEKERLAALGLPREEYAAAKEPWFDSVHQGARAWARRAGWTPLHEDS from the coding sequence ATGCTGCGCGTGGGCCTCACCGGTGGGATCGGTTCCGGCAAGTCGACCGTCTCACGGCGCCTGGCCGAGCTCGGCGCGGTCGTCGTGGATGCCGACCTCATGGCCCGGGAGGTGGTCGAGCCGGGGGAGCCGGCACTGGCGCTGATCCGGGCGCAGTTCGGGGACGGGGTCTTCGACGCCGAGGGAGCCCTGGATCGTCCGGCACTGGGTCGGCTGGTCTTCGGTGATCCGCACGCGCTGACCGCCTTGGAGGAGATCACCCATCCGGCGATCTGGGAGCGGACTGCCCGAAGGCTCGACGCGGCGGCGGCCGGGGGCGCCCGGGTCGCGGTGCACGACATGCCCTTGCTCGTCGAGAAGCAGATGGCCGGTGGGTACCACCTGGTGGTCGTCGTGGACACCGCCGAAGAGGAGCGCGTGCGGCGCCTCGTGGAGTTTCGCGGGACGCCGGAGGACGAGGCCCGATCACGGGTGGCGGCGCAGGCCGGCGACGAGCAACGGCGGTCGGTCGCCGACGTCCTGCTGGACAACAACGGCACCCCTGGGGCCCTCCTGACTGCGGTGGACCGGCTCTGGCGGGAGCGGCTGACCCCCTTCGCCGACAACCTCGCCGCGATGCGTCCGGTGACCGCTCCCGAGGAGCTCGTCCTCACCGAACCCGATCCCGCCTGGCCGGACATGGCCGCGCGCGAGATCGCCCGACTGCGGCACCGCCTCGGTGACCTCGCCCTCACCGTCGACCACATCGGCTCCACGTCGGTGCCGATGTATGCCAAGCCGATCATCGATCTGCAGGTCGGCGTCGCGTCGCTGGAGGTCGCGGACTCGGCGGACTTCACCAGCGCGATGCGCGAAGGGGGGTGGCCTCGCCGGGCGGACATCACCCGGGACAACCCGAAGGGCGGGGGGCACTGGCCGAAGCGGTACCACCGGGGGTGCGACCCGGCAGTCCCGATCCACCTGCACGTGCGGGAGGTCGGCTCCCCGGGGTGGCGCTGGGCGCTGCTCTTCCGCGACTGGCTGCGTGCGGAGCCCGACGCCCGGGCGGTCTACCGTGCCGAGAAGGAGCGCCTCGCAGCGCTCGGACTCCCGCGGGAGGAGTACGCCGCGGCCAAGGAGCCGTGGTTCGACTCCGTGCACCAGGGGGCGCGGGCGTGGGCGCGTCGGGCCGGGTGGACGCCACTGCACGAGGACTCCTGA
- a CDS encoding MBL fold metallo-hydrolase, with amino-acid sequence MTTTYDPDVQPGGPVAVRTLPALTIRKMSVSQMHNNVYLLTCAGTGEQLLIDAADEAERINELIATAGSGLGHLVTTHQHWDHVRALADISRDHTPEMYAGEDDAPALPVRPDHRLRHGDTIRFGDVSLDVIHLRGHTPGSVALAYDDPEGHTHLFTGDSLFPGGVGATDRPGQNFASLYADVTDRVFDVYGDDTWVYPGHGSDTTLGTERPHLQEWRERGW; translated from the coding sequence ATGACCACCACCTACGACCCCGACGTCCAGCCCGGAGGCCCCGTCGCGGTACGCACCCTGCCGGCCCTGACGATCCGCAAGATGTCCGTCTCGCAGATGCACAACAACGTCTACCTGCTCACCTGCGCCGGCACGGGCGAGCAGCTGCTCATCGATGCCGCGGACGAGGCCGAGCGGATCAACGAGCTCATCGCCACCGCGGGCTCGGGGCTCGGCCACCTCGTCACGACGCACCAGCACTGGGACCACGTGCGTGCCCTGGCCGACATCAGCCGCGACCACACCCCGGAGATGTATGCCGGGGAGGACGATGCGCCCGCCCTGCCCGTACGCCCGGACCACCGGTTGCGCCACGGCGACACCATCCGCTTCGGCGACGTCTCCCTCGACGTCATCCACCTACGGGGGCACACTCCCGGCTCGGTCGCGCTGGCCTACGACGACCCGGAGGGGCACACCCACCTCTTCACCGGCGACAGCCTCTTCCCGGGCGGCGTCGGGGCCACCGATCGCCCGGGCCAGAACTTCGCGTCCCTCTACGCCGATGTCACCGACCGCGTCTTCGACGTGTACGGCGACGACACCTGGGTCTACCCGGGCCACGGCTCCGACACCACGCTCGGTACAGAGCGACCCCACCTGCAGGAGTGGCGAGAGCGGGGGTGGTGA
- the uvrB gene encoding excinuclease ABC subunit UvrB has protein sequence MRPVTDLQRTVAPFEVVSDFEPAGDQPTAIADLAGRVRSGEQDIVLLGATGTGKSATTAWLIEEVQRPTLVMAPNKTLAAQLANEFRDLLPNNAVEYFVSYYDYFQPEAYVPQSDTYIEKDSSINEEVERLRHSATNSLLTRRDVVVVASVSCIYGLGTPQEYVDRMVTLKVGEEIERDDLLRQFVTMQYTRNDLAFTRGTFRVRGDTVEIIPMYEELAVRIEFFGDEIERIHTLHPLTGEVVREESEIHIFPATHYVAGPERMERAVSGIETELATRLEDLERQGKMLEAQRLRMRTTYDIEMMRQIGSCAGIENYSMHIDGREPGSAPNCLLDYFPEDFLLVIDESHQTVPQIGAMYEGDASRKRTLVEHGFRLPSAMDNRPLTWEEFLGRIGQTVYLSATPGDYEMAKSDGHVEQVIRPTGLIDPEVVLKPTRGQIDDLLHEIRERAERDERVLVTTLTKKMAEDLTDYLLDKGVRVRYLHSDIDTLRRVELLRELRLGEYDVLVGINLLREGLDLPEVSLVSILDADKEGFLRSARSLIQTIGRAARNVSGQVHMYADKVTPSMQEALDETNRRREKQIAYNLERGLDPQPLRKKIADITDMLQREDADTDELLGSARAQSRGKSSRSASSASTEGRERDLPATELARLIQELTDQMHQAATDLHFELAARLRDEIGDLKKELRQMTAATR, from the coding sequence ATGCGCCCCGTAACCGACCTGCAACGCACGGTGGCTCCCTTCGAGGTCGTCTCCGACTTCGAGCCCGCCGGCGACCAGCCCACCGCGATCGCCGACCTCGCGGGCCGGGTCCGGTCGGGCGAGCAGGACATCGTCCTGCTCGGCGCCACCGGTACGGGCAAGTCGGCGACGACGGCCTGGCTGATCGAGGAGGTCCAGCGGCCGACCCTGGTCATGGCCCCCAACAAGACGCTCGCGGCGCAGCTGGCGAACGAGTTCCGTGACCTGCTGCCCAACAACGCCGTCGAGTACTTCGTCAGCTACTACGACTACTTCCAGCCCGAGGCGTACGTCCCGCAGAGCGACACCTACATCGAGAAGGACTCCTCGATCAACGAGGAGGTCGAGCGCCTGCGCCACTCGGCGACCAACAGTCTGCTCACCCGGCGGGACGTCGTCGTCGTGGCCTCGGTGTCCTGCATCTACGGCCTGGGGACCCCGCAGGAGTACGTCGACCGCATGGTGACGCTGAAGGTCGGGGAGGAGATCGAGCGGGACGACCTGCTGCGCCAGTTCGTGACGATGCAGTACACCCGCAACGACCTGGCCTTCACCCGCGGGACCTTCCGGGTGCGTGGTGACACCGTCGAGATCATCCCGATGTACGAGGAACTGGCGGTGCGCATCGAGTTCTTCGGCGACGAGATCGAGCGGATCCACACCCTGCACCCGCTCACCGGCGAGGTCGTGCGCGAGGAGAGCGAGATCCACATCTTCCCGGCGACGCACTACGTCGCGGGTCCGGAGCGGATGGAGCGAGCGGTCTCGGGGATCGAGACCGAGCTGGCGACGCGGCTGGAGGACCTGGAGCGACAGGGCAAGATGCTCGAGGCCCAGCGACTGCGCATGCGCACCACCTACGACATCGAGATGATGCGTCAGATCGGCTCGTGCGCCGGCATCGAGAACTACTCGATGCACATCGACGGTCGTGAGCCGGGCAGTGCGCCCAACTGCCTCCTGGACTACTTCCCCGAGGACTTCCTGCTCGTCATCGACGAGTCCCACCAGACCGTGCCGCAGATCGGGGCGATGTACGAGGGCGACGCCTCCCGCAAGCGGACGCTGGTCGAGCACGGGTTCCGGTTGCCGAGTGCCATGGACAACCGGCCCCTGACGTGGGAGGAGTTCCTCGGGCGCATCGGCCAGACCGTCTACCTCTCGGCGACGCCGGGGGACTACGAGATGGCCAAGTCCGATGGTCACGTCGAGCAGGTCATCCGTCCGACCGGACTCATCGACCCGGAGGTGGTCCTCAAGCCGACCAGGGGACAGATCGACGACCTCCTGCACGAGATCCGGGAGCGGGCGGAGCGCGATGAGCGCGTGCTCGTGACGACGCTGACGAAGAAGATGGCCGAGGACCTCACCGACTACCTGCTCGACAAGGGGGTGCGCGTGCGGTATCTCCACTCGGACATCGACACCCTGCGGCGGGTGGAGCTGCTGCGAGAGCTGCGGCTGGGGGAGTACGACGTGCTCGTCGGCATCAACCTGCTGCGCGAGGGGCTGGACCTGCCCGAGGTCTCGCTCGTGAGCATCCTGGACGCCGACAAGGAAGGCTTCCTGCGCAGCGCGCGGTCACTGATCCAGACGATCGGTCGTGCGGCCCGCAACGTCTCCGGCCAGGTGCACATGTACGCCGACAAGGTCACGCCGTCGATGCAGGAGGCGCTCGACGAGACCAACCGTCGCCGGGAGAAGCAGATCGCCTACAACCTCGAGCGCGGTCTGGACCCGCAACCGTTGCGCAAGAAGATCGCGGACATCACCGACATGCTGCAGCGCGAGGACGCCGACACCGACGAGCTGCTCGGGTCGGCCCGGGCCCAGTCGCGCGGCAAGTCGAGCCGCTCCGCGTCGAGCGCGTCAACCGAGGGTCGTGAGCGTGACCTGCCGGCGACCGAGCTGGCGCGCCTCATCCAGGAGTTGACCGACCAGATGCACCAGGCGGCCACCGACCTGCACTTCGAGCTCGCTGCCCGGTTGCGGGACGAGATCGGCGACCTGAAGAAGGAGCTGCGCCAGATGACGGCGGCCACACGGTGA
- a CDS encoding class I SAM-dependent methyltransferase, which translates to MGDAWSDESSDGWSGGMSRVARRDSGHRETVAANRSWWDREATGYLHEHGDFLGDAELVWGPEGWTESQLRVLGPPEDLRGADVLEFGGGAAQGGRWCAAQGARVVSSDLSGGMLRTARQVDARSPGPAPELLQADATRLGLADASFDIVFSAYGATPFVADSAGLMAELARVLRPGGTLAFSTSHPIRWAFPDVPGPTGLTATASYFDETPYVEDDGGRASYVEHHRTMGHRIAEIIDAGLVLRAVIEPEWPADNTGVWGGWSPLRGRHFPGTAIFVATRPGG; encoded by the coding sequence ATGGGTGACGCGTGGTCCGACGAGTCGAGTGATGGGTGGTCGGGCGGGATGAGTAGGGTCGCACGCCGCGACAGCGGGCACCGCGAGACGGTGGCAGCCAACCGCTCCTGGTGGGACCGTGAGGCCACGGGGTACCTCCACGAGCACGGCGACTTCCTCGGCGATGCCGAGCTGGTCTGGGGTCCCGAGGGGTGGACGGAGTCGCAGCTGCGCGTCCTCGGCCCACCGGAGGACCTCCGGGGCGCCGATGTCCTCGAGTTCGGCGGTGGCGCGGCGCAGGGTGGACGGTGGTGCGCCGCCCAGGGCGCCCGCGTCGTCTCCAGCGACCTGTCGGGCGGGATGCTGCGCACCGCACGCCAGGTCGACGCGCGGTCTCCGGGGCCCGCGCCGGAGCTCCTCCAGGCGGACGCCACCCGGTTGGGGCTGGCCGACGCCAGCTTCGACATCGTCTTCTCCGCGTACGGGGCGACTCCCTTCGTCGCGGACAGTGCCGGGCTCATGGCCGAGCTGGCCCGTGTCCTACGGCCCGGGGGGACGCTCGCCTTCTCCACCTCGCACCCCATCCGCTGGGCCTTCCCCGACGTCCCGGGACCGACCGGGCTGACCGCCACGGCCTCCTACTTCGACGAGACCCCCTACGTCGAGGACGACGGGGGGCGGGCCAGCTATGTCGAGCACCACCGGACGATGGGTCACCGGATCGCCGAGATCATCGACGCCGGTCTGGTGCTGCGCGCGGTGATCGAACCGGAGTGGCCCGCCGACAACACCGGGGTCTGGGGAGGATGGTCGCCCTTGCGCGGCCGGCACTTCCCCGGGACGGCGATCTTCGTCGCCACCCGTCCCGGCGGATGA
- a CDS encoding UDP-glucuronic acid decarboxylase family protein: MRAVVTGGAGFLGSHLCERLLARGDEVIALDNFVTGDPKNVSHLRSDPHFELRQVDVTRDVRVEGDVDLILHFASPASPVDYLQLPIETLEVGSIGTMHALSLARDKGARFVLASTSEVYGDPQVHPQPESYWGHVNPVGPRGVYDEAKRFGEAVTLAHRNTHGINTGIVRIFNTFGPRMRPNDGRAIPNFIRQSLAGDPVTVAGDGSQTRSICFVDDLVAGILALADSDHPGPVNIGNPHEISMHDLAAWIIELAGSTSVIEYIPRPVDDPTVRQPDTTLARHLLGWGPEVDIETALRRTIDWFRTESQMAHRSHLPLDSQRTTSLLGGT, translated from the coding sequence ATGCGCGCAGTCGTCACCGGTGGCGCCGGATTCCTCGGCTCGCACCTCTGCGAGCGACTGCTCGCACGTGGTGATGAGGTCATCGCCCTCGACAACTTCGTCACCGGTGATCCGAAGAACGTCTCGCACCTGCGGAGCGACCCGCACTTCGAGCTGCGTCAGGTCGACGTCACCCGCGACGTCCGGGTCGAGGGCGACGTCGACCTGATCCTCCACTTCGCCTCACCCGCCAGTCCGGTGGACTACCTGCAGCTGCCGATCGAGACCCTCGAGGTCGGGTCGATCGGGACGATGCACGCCCTCTCCCTGGCTCGGGACAAGGGGGCCCGCTTCGTCCTCGCCTCGACGTCCGAGGTCTACGGCGATCCTCAGGTGCACCCGCAGCCGGAGAGCTACTGGGGGCACGTCAACCCGGTGGGACCTCGCGGTGTCTACGACGAGGCGAAGCGCTTCGGCGAGGCAGTCACCCTGGCCCACCGCAACACGCACGGGATCAACACCGGCATCGTGCGGATCTTCAACACCTTCGGTCCGAGGATGCGGCCCAACGACGGACGGGCGATACCCAACTTCATCCGGCAGTCGCTCGCCGGTGACCCGGTGACCGTGGCCGGTGACGGGTCGCAGACCCGGTCGATCTGCTTCGTCGACGACCTCGTTGCCGGGATCCTCGCACTGGCCGACAGCGACCACCCCGGGCCGGTCAACATCGGGAACCCGCACGAGATCTCCATGCACGACCTGGCGGCGTGGATCATCGAGTTGGCCGGGTCCACCTCGGTCATCGAGTACATCCCGCGTCCCGTCGACGACCCGACCGTGCGTCAGCCCGACACCACCCTGGCCCGGCACCTGCTCGGCTGGGGGCCGGAGGTCGACATCGAGACGGCTCTGCGGCGCACGATCGACTGGTTCCGGACCGAGTCGCAGATGGCGCACCGCTCGCACCTGCCGCTGGACTCGCAGCGGACCACGTCGCTCCTCGGCGGCACCTGA
- a CDS encoding hemolysin family protein, translating into MDSQTLVNLLLVMVFVLVGGVFAATEMAIVTLREGQVRALEDSGERGRRLAGLVRNPNQFLSAVQIGVTVAGFFSSAYGGSTIAPDLVPGLVAVGVPEAAAGTLALVAMTLLIAYLSLVFGELAPKRLAMQHNLAFTRVLGTPLRLFATMVRPVIWLLSVSTNAVVRLVGGNPSASEDEMSPEEIRDLIEGHQGLRPYPGRILTDVFRAGERSLTRVMRPRTDVHFLDADLTLDEARSTVRDLPHSRFPVIGKDVDDVVGFVHIRDLLLPPSPQESTTRVRELARTILALPDSLEVLPALSHLRSEKQPLAIVVDEYGGTSGLVTTEDLVEEFVGEIYDEHDIGSDPEDATRRRGESLVVDGSLNVEELSDLIGTDVSDEDVDTAGGLVMSRLGRLARAGDVVEVAGQRLEVLSVDGHRVARLRVTAVDRPPHP; encoded by the coding sequence GTGGACTCGCAGACACTCGTCAACCTCCTGCTCGTCATGGTCTTCGTCCTCGTCGGGGGTGTCTTCGCAGCCACCGAGATGGCCATCGTGACCCTTCGTGAGGGGCAGGTCCGGGCGCTCGAGGACAGTGGTGAGCGCGGACGACGACTGGCAGGTCTGGTGCGCAACCCGAACCAGTTCCTCTCGGCGGTGCAGATCGGCGTGACCGTGGCCGGCTTCTTCTCCTCGGCCTACGGAGGCTCGACGATCGCCCCGGACCTCGTGCCCGGTCTGGTCGCCGTCGGCGTCCCCGAGGCCGCGGCCGGCACCCTCGCGCTCGTCGCGATGACCCTGCTCATCGCCTACCTGTCCCTCGTCTTCGGCGAACTGGCGCCCAAACGCCTGGCGATGCAGCACAACCTCGCCTTCACCCGGGTCCTGGGGACCCCCCTTCGGCTGTTCGCCACCATGGTCCGCCCGGTCATCTGGTTGCTCTCGGTCTCCACGAACGCCGTCGTCCGGCTGGTGGGAGGCAACCCCTCGGCCTCGGAGGACGAGATGAGTCCGGAGGAGATCCGTGACCTCATCGAGGGACACCAGGGATTGCGCCCCTACCCCGGGCGCATCCTCACGGACGTCTTCCGGGCGGGCGAGCGTTCGCTGACCCGCGTGATGCGCCCGCGCACGGACGTGCACTTCCTCGATGCGGACCTGACGCTCGACGAGGCCAGGAGCACGGTGCGCGACCTCCCCCACTCACGCTTCCCCGTCATCGGCAAGGACGTCGACGACGTGGTCGGGTTCGTCCACATCCGCGACCTGCTGCTGCCTCCCTCGCCGCAGGAGAGCACCACCCGCGTCCGGGAGCTCGCCCGCACCATCCTCGCGCTGCCCGACAGCCTCGAGGTCCTCCCCGCGCTGTCCCACCTGCGATCGGAGAAGCAGCCACTGGCCATCGTCGTCGACGAGTACGGGGGAACGAGTGGGTTGGTCACCACCGAGGACCTCGTCGAGGAGTTCGTCGGCGAGATCTACGACGAGCACGACATCGGCTCCGACCCGGAGGACGCCACCCGCCGCCGCGGGGAGAGCCTCGTCGTGGACGGGTCGCTCAACGTCGAGGAGCTGTCCGACCTGATCGGTACCGACGTCTCCGACGAGGACGTGGACACGGCCGGCGGCCTGGTCATGTCACGACTCGGCCGCCTGGCCAGGGCCGGTGACGTCGTGGAGGTGGCCGGGCAGCGCCTCGAGGTCCTGTCCGTCGACGGTCATCGCGTTGCGCGTCTGCGGGTCACCGCCGTCGACCGACCACCCCACCCATGA
- a CDS encoding TerC/Alx family metal homeostasis membrane protein — protein sequence MVVPTWAWLLTLGVAALVLIFDVIWVARNPHVPSTREVSVVLGIYITAAVLFGIGMWIMAGPERGTEFFAGWLTEYSLSIDNLFIFLLIMAKFGVPQKYQQTALLWGIIIAIVLRTIFIFLGAAAINQFSWVFYIFGVFLLYTAVKLATEGEAEEEYEQNRVVDWMQKTLPSTTEWSSKLFTKKNATLVVTPMFIAVFALGMTDLLFALDSIPAIYGLTKEPYIVLTANLFALMGLRQLYFLIGGLLKKLVYLTIGLSVLLAFIGVKLILHALHENEVPFINGGEPLSVPEIPIGVSMGAIVVILGVTTIASLWKTKKDEARAGSGS from the coding sequence ATGGTCGTGCCCACGTGGGCCTGGCTGCTCACGCTCGGGGTGGCTGCCCTCGTGCTGATCTTCGACGTCATCTGGGTGGCCCGCAACCCACACGTGCCCTCCACCCGCGAGGTCTCCGTCGTCCTGGGGATCTACATCACCGCGGCCGTCCTCTTCGGCATCGGCATGTGGATCATGGCCGGGCCCGAGCGAGGAACCGAGTTCTTCGCGGGGTGGTTGACCGAGTACTCGCTCTCGATCGACAACCTGTTCATCTTCCTGCTGATCATGGCCAAGTTCGGGGTGCCGCAGAAGTACCAGCAGACCGCGCTCCTGTGGGGCATCATCATCGCGATCGTCCTGCGCACGATCTTCATCTTTCTCGGTGCCGCCGCGATCAACCAGTTCTCCTGGGTCTTCTACATCTTCGGTGTCTTCCTCCTCTACACCGCGGTCAAGCTCGCCACCGAGGGCGAGGCCGAGGAGGAGTACGAGCAGAACCGCGTCGTCGACTGGATGCAGAAGACCCTGCCCAGCACGACCGAGTGGTCCTCGAAACTGTTCACGAAGAAGAACGCCACGCTGGTCGTCACGCCGATGTTCATCGCCGTGTTCGCCCTGGGGATGACCGATCTGCTCTTCGCGCTCGATTCCATCCCGGCGATCTACGGGCTCACCAAGGAGCCGTACATCGTCCTGACGGCCAACCTCTTCGCCCTGATGGGGCTGCGCCAGCTGTACTTCCTCATCGGTGGTCTGCTGAAGAAGCTGGTGTACCTCACGATCGGCCTGTCGGTCCTGCTCGCCTTCATCGGCGTCAAGCTGATCCTGCACGCTCTCCACGAGAACGAGGTGCCCTTCATCAACGGTGGTGAGCCGCTGTCCGTCCCGGAGATCCCGATCGGCGTCTCCATGGGTGCCATCGTGGTCATCCTCGGCGTCACGACGATCGCCAGCCTGTGGAAGACGAAGAAGGACGAGGCCCGGGCCGGCTCCGGCAGCTGA
- the rpsA gene encoding 30S ribosomal protein S1, whose protein sequence is MTASTVDTTAPQIAVNDIGSEEDLLAAIDATIKDFNDGDIVEGHIVKVDRDEVLLDIGYKTEGVIPSRELSIKHDVDPAEIVAVGDEVEALVLQKEDKEGRLILSKKRAQYERAWGTIEKIKEEDGVVTGTVIEVVKGGLILDIGLRGFLPASLVEMRRVRDLQPYVGKEIEAKIIELDKNRNNVVLSRRAWLEQTQSEVRTTFLKELQKGQVRTGVVSSIVNFGAFVDLGGVDGLVHVSELSWKHIDHPSEVVEVGDEVTVEVLDVDMDRERVSLSLKATQEDPWQHFARTHAIGQVVPGKVTKLVPFGAFVRVEDGIEGLVHISELAERHVELPEQVVNVGQEIFVKVIDIDLERRRISLSLKQANEDGANLTEFDPTLYGMAAEYDEQGNYKYPEGFDSETNEWLEGYEAQREAWEKQYADAHARWEAHRAQMEKAAADDAAAAEGGDEVASTSYSSDSSTPAPSSTGPAAPAAASTNEGTLASDEALAALREKLTGN, encoded by the coding sequence ATGACTGCCAGCACGGTCGACACGACCGCCCCTCAGATCGCCGTCAACGACATCGGCTCTGAGGAAGATCTTCTCGCCGCCATCGACGCCACGATCAAGGACTTCAACGATGGCGACATCGTCGAGGGCCACATCGTCAAGGTCGATCGCGACGAGGTGCTCCTCGACATCGGCTACAAGACCGAGGGCGTCATCCCCTCGCGCGAGCTGTCCATCAAGCACGATGTCGACCCCGCCGAGATCGTCGCCGTCGGCGACGAGGTCGAGGCCCTCGTCCTCCAGAAGGAGGACAAGGAAGGTCGCCTGATCCTGTCCAAGAAGCGCGCTCAGTACGAGCGTGCCTGGGGCACCATCGAGAAGATCAAGGAAGAGGACGGGGTCGTCACCGGCACCGTCATCGAGGTCGTCAAGGGTGGTCTCATCCTCGACATCGGCCTGCGTGGCTTCCTTCCTGCCTCCCTGGTGGAGATGCGCCGCGTCCGCGACCTCCAGCCGTACGTCGGCAAGGAGATCGAGGCCAAGATCATCGAGCTCGACAAGAACCGCAACAACGTCGTGCTCTCACGGCGCGCGTGGCTCGAGCAGACGCAGTCCGAGGTCCGCACCACCTTCCTCAAGGAGCTGCAGAAGGGTCAGGTCCGCACCGGGGTCGTCTCGTCGATCGTCAACTTCGGTGCCTTCGTGGACCTGGGTGGCGTCGACGGTCTCGTCCACGTCTCCGAGCTGTCCTGGAAGCACATCGACCACCCGTCCGAGGTCGTCGAGGTCGGCGACGAGGTCACGGTCGAGGTCCTGGACGTCGACATGGACCGCGAGCGCGTCTCCCTGTCGCTCAAGGCGACGCAGGAGGACCCGTGGCAGCACTTCGCCCGGACCCACGCGATCGGTCAGGTCGTCCCGGGCAAGGTCACCAAGCTCGTCCCCTTCGGTGCGTTCGTGCGCGTCGAGGACGGCATCGAGGGCCTGGTGCACATCTCCGAGCTGGCCGAGCGCCACGTGGAGCTGCCCGAGCAGGTCGTCAACGTCGGTCAGGAGATCTTCGTCAAGGTCATCGACATCGACCTCGAGCGTCGCCGCATCTCGCTGAGCCTCAAGCAGGCCAACGAGGACGGCGCCAACCTCACCGAGTTCGACCCGACCCTCTACGGCATGGCCGCTGAGTACGACGAGCAGGGGAACTACAAGTACCCCGAGGGCTTCGACTCCGAGACCAACGAGTGGCTCGAGGGCTACGAGGCGCAGCGTGAGGCGTGGGAGAAGCAGTACGCCGACGCACACGCCCGCTGGGAAGCGCACCGCGCCCAGATGGAGAAGGCCGCGGCCGACGACGCCGCTGCGGCCGAGGGAGGCGACGAGGTCGCGAGCACCTCGTACAGCTCCGACAGCAGCACTCCCGCCCCGAGCAGCACCGGTCCGGCGGCTCCCGCCGCCGCGTCGACCAACGAGGGCACGCTGGCCTCGGACGAGGCGCTGGCCGCGCTTCGCGAGAAGCTCACGGGCAACTGA